A part of Desulfobacterales bacterium genomic DNA contains:
- a CDS encoding response regulator — translation MQVAQSKNNGKKKTVLFVDDEQIVLNVGSLMLQKLGYNVLAVSNGNRAIEVLKENKVAFVLLDMLMPCMNGFQIYHMLKKIQPNVKIILTSGYAVCQSDGRSESIGFDGFIQKPFNLKQLSEKIESIRAD, via the coding sequence ATGCAAGTTGCTCAAAGCAAAAATAATGGCAAAAAAAAGACTGTTTTATTTGTGGATGATGAACAAATTGTATTGAATGTTGGATCTTTGATGTTGCAGAAACTGGGTTATAATGTGCTTGCAGTTAGTAATGGGAATAGAGCTATTGAAGTTCTCAAAGAAAATAAAGTTGCTTTTGTTTTATTAGATATGCTGATGCCGTGTATGAATGGGTTTCAAATATATCACATGTTAAAAAAGATCCAACCGAATGTAAAAATTATACTTACAAGTGGATATGCAGTATGTCAGTCTGATGGAAGATCAGAAAGCATCGGATTTGATGGTTTCATACAAAAACCTTTCAATCTAAAACAGCTATCCGAAAAAATAGAAAGTATTAGAGCAGATTAG
- a CDS encoding DUF3568 family protein encodes MKRQFERFTGGVALKSILLTIFLWFFVLVGCAGLQGGSVKTYPAEYHRTVQASNDTLEELKISVTETIEDGLKTTLKAQRPDGTPVVVKVVRISQNSTEVSVRAGSAPFGDKRVANQINDIIHERLGLSEKTESKQAITEENLDDSIDQQIADTTDEARDLNQEKVAAIRKNSAFIIFFSHDSKELSDKAKEKLDRVVEIIHNNPAANITLNGYTDSYGERAYNEMISKERANMVKAYLVGKGVKSSNIQALGHGAQKFIFSNKTLEGRKLNRRVEIELSNSKTQ; translated from the coding sequence ATGAAACGACAATTCGAAAGATTTACGGGCGGCGTTGCATTAAAATCGATCCTTTTGACTATTTTTTTGTGGTTTTTTGTCCTGGTGGGATGTGCCGGCTTGCAGGGAGGCTCCGTTAAGACGTATCCCGCAGAGTACCATAGAACGGTTCAGGCCAGCAATGACACATTGGAAGAATTAAAAATATCGGTCACTGAAACCATAGAAGATGGCTTAAAAACCACCCTTAAGGCCCAGCGCCCAGATGGCACACCGGTTGTTGTCAAAGTGGTGAGGATTAGCCAGAATTCTACAGAAGTCTCAGTCAGAGCCGGAAGTGCGCCATTCGGAGACAAGCGAGTTGCAAACCAAATTAATGATATTATTCATGAGCGACTGGGTCTCAGCGAAAAGACTGAGTCCAAACAGGCAATTACCGAAGAAAACCTTGATGACAGCATTGATCAACAAATAGCTGATACGACTGATGAGGCCCGGGACCTCAACCAGGAAAAAGTTGCTGCGATTCGAAAAAACTCGGCTTTTATCATTTTTTTCAGTCATGATTCAAAAGAGCTTTCGGATAAAGCCAAGGAAAAACTTGATCGTGTTGTAGAAATCATCCACAATAATCCTGCTGCAAATATCACCCTCAACGGCTATACCGATTCATACGGAGAGAGGGCCTATAATGAAATGATCTCTAAGGAGCGCGCTAATATGGTTAAGGCCTATCTTGTCGGCAAGGGTGTAAAATCTTCAAATATACAGGCATTAGGTCACGGTGCGCAAAAATTTATTTTCTCTAACAAAACGCTCGAAGGCAGGAAGTTGAACCGTCGCGTGGAAATTGAGTTATCCAACTCAAAAACACAATAG